A region of the Roseobacter denitrificans OCh 114 genome:
AAGTGATCTGGTCTTCATGCCACAGGATGCTTGATATGGCGCTTATCTCTCCGTCGCGCAGGCTGCGCCGCACCCCTTTTTCCGATGGTGTGGAGGCCGCAGGGGTCAAGGCCTACACGGTCTACAACCGCATGTTGCTGCCCACCGTCTTTGAAAGTGTGGAGGCTGACTACCGTCACCTCAAGGAACATGTGCAGGTCTGGGATGTTTCGGTCGAGCGTCAGGTCGAACTGCGTGGCCCGGATGCCGCCCGCCTGATGCAGATGCTGACCCCGCGCGATCTGCGCGGCATGCTGCCGGGGCGGTGCTTTTACGTGCCCATCGTGGATGAGACGGGTGGCATGCTGAACGACCCCGTGGCGGTCAAGCTGGCCGAAGACCGCTGGTGGATTTCCATTGCGGACAGTGATCTGCTGTTGTGGGTCAAGGGGATTTCCAATGGCTATCGACTGGATGTGCTGATTGATGAACCGGATGTCAGCCCGCTGGCCATTCAGGGGCCAAAGGCGGACGAACTGGCCGCCCGTATCTTTGGCGACAGCATCCGCGACATCAAGTTTTTCCGCTTTGGTCTCTTTGAATTCGAGGGGCGTGAGATGGTCGTGGCGCGGTCGGGGTATTCCAAACAAGGCGGTTTTGAGGTCTATGTCGAGGGGTCGGATATCGCGATGCCGCTCTGGGATGCGCTGTTCAAGGCGGGCGAGGACCTGAACGTGCGCGCAGGGTGCCCCAATGGCATTGAGCGGATCGAGGGCGGTCTGCTGTCTTATGGCAACGACATGACTGACGACAACACGCCGCATGAATGCGGGCTTGGGCGGTTTTGTGATACGCAGACCGCTATTGGCTGCATCGGTCGGGATGCCTTGCTGCGCGTGGCCAAGGAAGGACCGGTGCAACAGATCAGGGCGATTGCGATCGAGGGCGACCGGCTGCCGCTCTGTGACCGGGCCTGGGGGCTTTACGCCGGGGATACGCGCGTTGGGCAGGTCACTTCCGCTGCCTGGAGCCCGGATCACCACACCAATGTCGCCATCGGCATGGTGCGCATGACGCATTGGGATACCGGCACAAGGCTGCGCGTTGAAACGCCGGATGGCGCGCGCGATGCGACCGTGCAGGCCGGTTTCTGGCACTGATGGTTTTTGCTTTTGCCGGGCTTTCCGGCAGGGGCGTTCAACACCAACGACAGGGGCAAGTCCCCGGATAGGAGAGAGACATGTTTAAGGCGCTTGTGGTCAACAAGGACGAAGAGAGCGGCAAGACCTCCGCTGCGGTCGAAGAGATGACCCTCGACCAACTGCCCGCGGGCGATGTCACGGTTGCGGTCGAATACTCGACAGTGAACTATAAGGACGGGCTGTGCATCGGGCCCGGTGGCGGGCTTGTGCGCAACTATCCGCATGTGCCGGGGATCGATTTCGCCGGCACTGTCGAGACGTCCGAGGATGCCCGTTATGCGCCCGGCGACAAGGTCGTGCTGACAGGCTGGCGCGTGGGAGAGGCGCATTGGGGCGGCTACGGCCAAAAGGCGCGCGTCAAGGCCGATTGGCTGGTGCCATTGCCCGCCGGTCTGGACACGCGGCAAGCCATGGCGGTAGGGACCGCCGGGTTTACCTCGATGTTGGCAGTCATGGCGCTGGAAGATCACGGTCTGACACCGGGCAACGGGCCGGTGCTGGTCACCGGTGCTGCGGGCGGCGTCGGGTCGGTCGCGGTCGCGATCCTCGCAAACCTCGGTTACGAGGTCGCTGGCGTGACCGGACGGCCCGAAACCGCAGATTACATCAAATCGCTGGGTGCGGCGCAGATCGTCGCGCGTGACGAGATCAACGAAACCGTCAAACGCCCGCTCGAGGCCGAAACATGGGCTGGCTGCGTCGATGCGGTAGGCGGTGCCATGCTTGCGCGGGTGCTGGGGCAGATGAAATACGGGGCGTCGGTCTCTGCGGTCGGATTGGCCGGGGGGGCGGGGCTGCCTGCCACGGTGATCCCGTTCCTGTTGCGCGGTGTGAACCTGCTGGGCATTGATTCCGTCATGCAGCCCTATGACAACCGGGTCCGCGCCTGGGAGCGGATCGCGCGTGATCTGCCGATGGACAAGCTCGAAGCGATGGTGCAGCCCGCAACACTTGCCGATCTGCCCAAGCTCGGCAGTGATATCCTCAAAGGTCAGGTCAAGGGCCGCGTGGTCGTAGACGTCAACGCCTGAAATCCAGTGTGAACGTATGGCCCGGTAGCCAAGGACAAGGCCTACGCGCGGGCAAAGCGTACACATCCGATGAAAAAGCGCGTCACGGTGTGGCGCGCTTTTTACGTGTGCAGGCCGAACCTATTCGGCTGGCTGCGCGGCTGCCGGGCGCACGCCCGCTCTTTCACGGCGACCATCGTTGAACAGCGCCTTGATCAGCGACAAGACCATCAGCACCATAATCATGGTGAAGGGCAGCGCCCCGATGATCATGGCGTTTTGCAGGGCGGACAGCCCGCCACCCCCCGCCAGAAGCAAGGTGCCGATCACCAGCGTCAGGATGATACCCCAGATGATCCGGTGCTTGACGCCGGTTTCCTCGGCCCCGCCGGACATGATCGTATTCATGACCAGAATACCGGAATCCGCCGAGGTCACGAGAAAGGTCATGATCAGCACAACGCACATGATGATCAGCGCCTGAAGCACCGCGCCCGACAGCATCTGCTCCAGCGTGACGAAGAGCTTGGCCGAATTTGACGCCGCAATGATTGCGCCCTCAGCAGCACCGCTGATTTCAAGATCAATGGCCGTACCGCCGAGGATCGTCATCCACGCAAAACACACCAGTGCCGGTGCAAAGACCGCACCCAGCACAAATTCACGCACCGTGCGTCCCCGCGAGATACGGGCAAGGAACAATCCGACAAAGGGCGAGAATGCAATCCACCACGCCCAGTAGAATGTCGTCCATCCGGCCTGCCACCCGAATAGACGGCCCTGTTCGCCAGCCGCATAGGCGGCGTCCAGATCGGCGGCGGGCAGGGCGGCAGCGGCCCCTTCAAGCCCCGCAGTAAAGCCTGCATAGCTGCCCCACTGGTTTGTGGCACCCGCATAAACGGCGGCGAGTTCTTCGGCGGGCAGGGCCTGCACAGACGCGGGCGCTGCGGTCGCAAAAGCGTCTTGCGCCAGCGGTGCGTAGGCCTCAAAGCTGAGGTTCACAAAATGCAGCAGA
Encoded here:
- a CDS encoding dimethylsulfoniopropionate demethylase; its protein translation is MALISPSRRLRRTPFSDGVEAAGVKAYTVYNRMLLPTVFESVEADYRHLKEHVQVWDVSVERQVELRGPDAARLMQMLTPRDLRGMLPGRCFYVPIVDETGGMLNDPVAVKLAEDRWWISIADSDLLLWVKGISNGYRLDVLIDEPDVSPLAIQGPKADELAARIFGDSIRDIKFFRFGLFEFEGREMVVARSGYSKQGGFEVYVEGSDIAMPLWDALFKAGEDLNVRAGCPNGIERIEGGLLSYGNDMTDDNTPHECGLGRFCDTQTAIGCIGRDALLRVAKEGPVQQIRAIAIEGDRLPLCDRAWGLYAGDTRVGQVTSAAWSPDHHTNVAIGMVRMTHWDTGTRLRVETPDGARDATVQAGFWH
- the acuI gene encoding acryloyl-CoA reductase, encoding MFKALVVNKDEESGKTSAAVEEMTLDQLPAGDVTVAVEYSTVNYKDGLCIGPGGGLVRNYPHVPGIDFAGTVETSEDARYAPGDKVVLTGWRVGEAHWGGYGQKARVKADWLVPLPAGLDTRQAMAVGTAGFTSMLAVMALEDHGLTPGNGPVLVTGAAGGVGSVAVAILANLGYEVAGVTGRPETADYIKSLGAAQIVARDEINETVKRPLEAETWAGCVDAVGGAMLARVLGQMKYGASVSAVGLAGGAGLPATVIPFLLRGVNLLGIDSVMQPYDNRVRAWERIARDLPMDKLEAMVQPATLADLPKLGSDILKGQVKGRVVVDVNA